The Oncorhynchus nerka isolate Pitt River linkage group LG13, Oner_Uvic_2.0, whole genome shotgun sequence sequence GGAGATGTGTGGGGGATGATTAAGAGGACAAGTGGGGTCAGAAGGAAGTGGGATTATCCAGTGTTGACGGGTGGGAAGGATGTGGCAGTAACAGATGAGGAGAAGGCAGAGATGATGGCCAAAACGTTTGTCCAAGTGCATAGCTCGGCAAATTTGgcaggagaggggcagaggggcagaggggcagagaggcagagtgggagagaggcagagtgggagaggggcagagggggagagaggcagagggggagagaggcagagggggagagaggcagagggggagaggggcagagggggagagaggcagagggggagtgGGGCAGAGGGGcaaagaggcagagagggagaggggcagagggggagagatggagagatggagaggggcagagggggagaggggcagagggggagaggggcagaggggcagaggggagagggggagaggcagagggggagagggggagagaggcagagaggcagagtgggagagaggcagagggggagaggggcaaagaggcagagagggagaggggcagaggggcaggggagagatgcagaggggcagagggggagagggggagagatggagagagggagagggggagagaaaggagcaTCCTGGAGTGCTCGATaggagggaggatgtaactgatGAATGCACCATTTACCATGGCAGAGGTGAAAAAGGTAAATAGGTTAGGATGTGGTAACTTCACCTGGGAAAGATGAGGTGTGCTATGTTATGTTGGCCCATCTTAGTGATGGTGCATTGGATAAGGAATTGGTGTTGTACAACAGAGTGTGGGAGAAGGAGAAACTACCAGGCAGTTGGAAGGAGGCAGTAGTGGTACCAATCCGGAAGCCAGGAAAGGACCCAACGAGGCCAACAAGCTATCGGCTTTAACATCACATGTATGTAAGATTATGGAATGTATGATTATGGAGACGCTAACTTACTTCCTGGAGAGCAGGGGGCTAGTATGAATTCAGGAAGGGTAGGagtgtccttgaaatggtcttgatatgttcttcaaaagagagatcagggtccagagtaacgccgaggtccttcacagttttatttgtttcttgggacctagaacaagcaactcggacaaaacagagatgcttgttctaggtcccaagaaacaaagagatcttctgttgaatctgacaattaatcttaatggttgtacagtcgtctcaaataaaactgtgaaggacctcggcgttactctggaccctgatctctcttttgaagaacatatcaagaccatttcaaggacagcttttttccattgcaaaaatcagaaactttctgtccaaaaattatgcagaaaaattaatccatgcttttgtcacttctaggttagactactgcaatgctctactttccggctacccggataaagcactaaataaacttcagttggtgctaaatacggctgctagaatcctgactagaaccaaaaaatttgatcatattattccagtgctagcctctctacactggcttcctgtcaaagcaagggctgatttcaatgttttactgctaacctacaaagcattacatgggcttgctcctacctatctctctgatttggtcctgccgtacatacctacacgtacgctacggtcacaagacgcaggcctcctaattgtccctagaatttctaagcaaacagctggaggcagggctttctcctatagagctcaatttttatggaacggtctgcctacccatgtcagagacgcaaactcggtctcaacctttaagtctttactgaagactcatctcttcagtgggtcatatgattgagtgtagtctggcccaggagtgggaaggtgaacggaaaggctctggagcaacgaaccgcccttgctgtctctgcctggccggttcccctctttccactgggattctctgcctataaccctattacaggggctgagtcactggcttactggggctctctcatgccgtccctgaaaggggtgcgtcacctgagtgggttgattcactgatgtggtcatcctgtctgggttggcgccccccccttgggttgtgccatggcggagatctttctgggctatactcagccttgtctcaggatggtaagttggtggttgaagatatccctctagtggtgtgggggctgtgctttggcaaggtgggtggggttatatccttcctgtttggccctgtccgggggtgtcctcggatggggccacagtgtctcctgacccctcctgtctcagcctccagtatttatgctgcagtagtttatgtgtcggggggctagggtcagtttgttatatctggagtacttctcctgtcctattcggtgtcctgtgtgaatctaagtgtgcgttctctaattctctccttctctctttctttctctctctcggaggacctgagccctaggaccatgccccaggactacctgacatgatgactccttgctgtccccagtccacctggccgtgctgctgctgcagtttcaactgacctgagccctaggaccatgccccaggactacctgacatgatgactccttgctgtccccagtccacctgactgtgctgctgctccagtttcaactgttctgccttattattatacgaccatgctggtcatttatgaacatttgaacatcgtggccatgttctgttataatctccacccggcacagccagaagaggactggccaccccacatagcctggttcctctctaggtttcttcctaggttttggcctttctatggagtttttcctagccaccgtgcttctacacctgcattgcttgctgtttggggttttaggctgggtttctgtgcagcactttgagatatcagctgatgtacgaagggctatataaataattttgatttgatttgatttgatttaggagaACTACAGACTCAGTGATCTGCTTaaaagcagaggtcaggaaggctCAGGTGAACAAGGAGTCTGTTGTAGCTAGCTTTTTTGATGTGGAGAAGGCGTATGATATGAGGGGCTGTTAATCAAGCTTGATATCATTGGGTTAGGAGGAAGAACGTACAACTGGATAAAGGATTTCCTGTTTGGAAGGTCTATCCAGGTGAGGGTGGGAAAGTCTTTATCAGGCAGCTACCTGGTGGATAACGGTAGACCAATGGGGAGCGTGATTCGTCCTCTGTTGTTCTCAATCACGATCAATTATGTTTACTCAGGTACAGACGGATATTGGGAGGTCGTTATTTGCAGATGAGGGGGCCTTATGGAAGAGGGGAAGAAATGTGCCATACATAGTCAGGAAGCAATTGATGAGGTAGAGCGGTGGGCATTAATGTTGGGATTCAGGTTCTCTGTAGAGAAAACTCAGACAGTGTTCTTTACCAGGGTGAAGGTGGGAGATGAGGTATGCTTGAGGTTATATGGGAGAAACTTGGAAAGGGTGGGGGTCTTCAGGTTCCTTGGGGTATACTTTGACACTAGACTGACCTGGGCAGAACACatagagagagtggtgggaaagTGTAAGAAGGTGCTAAATGTGATGTGCTGTCTGACAGGGAAGGAGTGGGGGGCTGGGCGTTCCTCATTCAGGACCATGTATGTTGTATTGATCCGGTCTGACAGGGAAGGAGTGGGGGGCTGGGCGTTCCTCATTCAGGACCATGTATGTTGTATTGATCCGGGCTGACGGGGTTGGAGTGGGGCGGCTGGGCGTTCCTCATTCAGGACCATGTATGTTGTATTGATCCGGTCTGACTGGGAAGGAGTGGGGGGGCTGGGCGTTCCTCATTCAGGACCATGTATGTTGTATTGATCCGGGCTGACGGGGTTGGAGTGGGGCGGCTGGGCGTTCCTCATTCAGGACCATGTATgttgtattgatctggtctgaCAGGGAAGGAGTGGGGGGCTGGGCGTTCCTCATTCAGGACCATGTATGTTGTATTGATCCGGGCTgacggggaaggagtggggggctGGGCGTTCCTCATTCAGGACCATGTATGTTGTATTGATCCGATCTGACAGGGAAGGAGTGGGGCGGCTGGGCGTTCCTCAttgaggaccatgtatgttgTATTGATCCGGTCTGACAGGGAAGGAGTGGGGGCTGGGCGTTCCTCATTCAGGACCATGTATGTTGTATTGATCCGATCTGACGGGAAGGAGTGGGGGCTGGGCGTTCCTCATTCAGGACCATGTATGTTGTATTGATCCGGTCTGACAGGGAAGGAGTGGGGGCTGGGCGTTCCTCATTCAGGACCATGTATgttgtattgatctggtctgaCGGGGTTGGAGTGGGGGGCTGGGCGTTCCTCATTCAGGACCATGTATGTTGTATTGATCCGGTCTGatggggaaggagtggggggctGGACGTTCCTCATTCAGGACCATGTATGTTGTATTGATCCGGTCTgacggggaaggagtgggggcTGGCCGTGCCTCATTCAGGACCATGTATGTTGTATTGATCCGGTCTgacggggaaggagtggggggctgggagttcctcattgaggaccatgtatgttgcattgatccggTCTGACGGGGTTGGAGTGGGGGGCTGGGCGTTCCTCATTcaggaccatgtatgttgcattgatccggGCTGACGGGGTTGGAGTGGGGGGCTGGGCGTTCCTCATTcaggaccatgtatgttgcattgatccgggctgacggggaaggagtgggggctgggcgttcctcattgaggaccatgtatgttgcattgatccgggctgacggggaaggagtgggggctgggcgttcctcattgaggaccatgtatgttgcattgatccgggctgacggggaaggagtgggggggctgggcgttcctcattcaggaccatgtatgttgcattgatccgggctgacggggaaggagtgggggggctgggcgttcctcattcaggaccatgtatgttgcattgatccgggctgacggggaaggagtgggggggctgggcgttcctcattcaggaccatgtatgttgcattgatccgggctgacggggaaggagtgggggggcTGGGCGTTCCTCATTCAGGACCATGTATGTTGTATTGATCCGATCTGTAATAGACTATGGCAGTATAGCGTATGGTTCGGGCAGCCAGGACCTCATTGTAAAGGCTAGATGTCATACAGGGGCAAGGACTGTAGTGGGGAGTTTCGGACCTCCCCAGTGGCTGCACTACAGGTGGAGATGGGGGATATGCAATTGCAGATTAGGAGACAGCAGCTGGCAATGGATTATTGGGTCAACCTACAGGGACATGGGGTGTCTCATCCTGCAAAAGGGATTTTACAGGCATGCTGGGAACATGAGCGAAGACAGAACACAAGCTTTGGGTGGGGGGGTAATACCCAGGTGAAGGAGATGGGACTGTATGGAAGGGAGTTTAGTCCAATGGTAGCTATTCCTGTAAATCCACCATGGCTACTCCCGCCTTCAGTAGTTGATCTAGAATTGTTGGAGAGACTACAGGAAGATAGGGAGAgtgttgatccatctgattgGTTTAACCCTTGTGTTTAACCCTTGTCAAAAATGACTcgccactatgtttaacagcagagaaaacccactaaataaaaaatgttcaacttgaaatttgattacttttcctagagtgaccccaacattagaaaaagtgaagcatcgcctttgttcatatttccatgaaagctgtacaccaccagggtacaaagattgtctaagggtcatttttgaccctgCAGTTATAAAATCATTTACACACCACAAAATCCACAAatccacaaagacacacacacacacacacacacacacacacacacacaatgagaaattgagattatgtgtgctactgattgaactcagccaacagctcctgaagaggaagatcaccatggttggcacagttagaaagaacaagcctgagctcccccctgcactccttcacaacaagggggagagaggccttctcatcaaagCGTGTCTTCACCCCCACCATCATTttagtttcttacctcccaaagaggaacaatAATGTGGCCCTCttgagcacactgcacaaaatggctgagatcagtgatcatgaggacaggaagccagccatcatcctggactacaaccacaacaaaggaggtgtggacaacctggacaaggtgattggaacttacagctgcaggaggatgactgcccgctggcccctggtcatcttccataacatcattgatgtgtcctcatacaatgccttcatGATATGGAACAAtatcaaccctacctggatgcctgataagtggaacaagaggagggtgttcctggagcagaTGGGAACTgcacttgtaaccccacacattcaaagaagggagcgcCTCCCCCGCACTGCAACCTCCGTAGTGAAAACTGTTCAGGGGGATGAATCTTGTtctgatccacctgaggctgcagctggggcaggcaagaggaggagatgccaattctgcccTCCAAAGAAAGTATGTAAAAtaaatactatgtgctgcacatgtggaaatacatctgcaaagtccatccacacacacttgcatactgtcctacatgtgctaattagagttgattgatttatgttcttcaaGTTTTTGTTTAGTACCTATTATCTTATTGtattcttatttattgttgttgtttatacaccttgtgggtgggggcaatgtgtcacgacttctgccgaagtcagcagcccctctccttgttcgggagaTGTTCCGCATTGATGTCACCAGCTTTCTAGCCATCACCGCTCCATTTTTTGTATATCCATTCGTcttgtcttgtttccatacacacctggtttacatttccCCAATTAAGctacttgtatttaaccctctgtttcccatcatgccttgtgtgtaattgttttcatGTCAGGTGGTGTTAGTTTACGCGCTCTACTTTTATGGTCCGTTTTTTGAGTGCGTTTGTTTCATGTAGTGCTCTCGTTTTTGGAACTATAATAAAAGTGCACCTGTTCATTGTATCTGCTCTCCTGCACTTGACTTCGCCTCCAATACACCATCCTGACACAATGGTTAAAAAATGGGAGAAGgctagtattttgtagttgaattaAGACGGTTATTGTTCCCCTTCAATAAAATCCATTCAAACTACTTTCTGCAgatttctgctactttcttaggctatacaagtgctatctcttgctaaaaattcatgtttacacctatgcagtacctttagcaataataataataaacctctactttagtaaagaaaacaactGTGATCGGTGTGTTGTAATAAAGcgagtggtgtccactgattaaatgcagtcgTTCTGCTTTGTcgagagggaaaacccagatattcacaacaTTTGTAATGAATGAgaggttgtttcttcatgcaaaatagatttggggtttaaagttcaattaagctgctttattttaggggtttagtgaaggcgGGTCATTTTTTACCATTAGGACAAGGGGAGTATTCAGAATGTTAAGACTGCACAAGGGTTAAGAGACTGTGTATCAGGATTTTGTGGCCATTTACACAGTTCAAAATATCCAAGGACAGGACGCACTGGGTCAGCATTTGTAGTGCAGGAATGTGGGGGGGAAGTCAGGAAACATATTACAGATCATCTGGCTGTATATGTGGCAGAGCTGATGGCCATACTGTtggcatttttattttatttaacctttatttaactaggcaggttagttaagaacatattcttatttacaatgacggcctaccaaaaggctaaattcctcctgcagggacgggggcctggaattttttatttatttttatttttatttaaaaaaaatatgacaaaacacacatcaccacaagagagacaacacaacactacataaagagagacctaagacaacaacatagcatggcagcaacacatgacaacacagcatgctaacaatacaacatgacaacaacatggtagcaacacaacatggtagcagcacaacatggtagcaacacaacatggcagcagcacaacatggtagcagcacaaaaaagggtacaaacattattgggcacagacaacagcacaaagggcaagaaggtagagacaacaatacatcacgcaaagcagccataagtgtcagtaagtgtccatgattgaatctttgaatgaagagattgagataaaactgtccatttTGGGTGTTggttgcagcttgttccagtcgctcGTTGCAGTGGGTGGAGGAGGTGAAGCCAGACAGAGTAGTTATTTGCTCTGATTCATGTGCAGTGTTAATGAGTGCCCAGTCTTTTAGCTAACATAGCAGACATGACCTGCTTTATGAGGTGCTACAAACCCATGGCAGGATTAGACAGATGGGTGTACAGGTAAGAGTTACTCGGGTCCCAGCCCATGTGGGGGTAGAGGGGAACGAGGCAGGTGATGTACTGGCTAAACAAGCACTTAGAATTTGggatgttgatgttgtagtttCAACGAGCAAGACAGAGGCAAAAAGCCTGATATGGACAGTGATGGTGCAGAGACaacaggagcagtggaatagagatactaagggcaggcatTTATTTCAAGTACAGAGGAAAGTTGGGGAGGGGAGGACGGCAGgaagggacagaagagaggaagCTATTTTTAAGACCTTAAATGTCATAGGAAAGCATCCAACAGGAAAGTGTGATTATTGCCAGGAAACAGAGACCGCGGAGCATGTATTGCTACAGAGTGGgcagtatcagagggaaagagagaggctgagatctagtatgagggagaaggggatacagGAAATTAGTTTAAAGAGTATATCGAGTAAAACTTCATTAGATGTAGTctcaaatgttttgttgtctttTTAAGAGCAACGGGCTGACAGGTAGGATTtagtttctccctgtctctggcccacactccagtacagtaggtggcggtaatgcaccatgACGTTGGATGCCAACCACCGATAAACCCCACCAAAGAAGACgacacactccagtacagtaggtggcggcattcAACTTCAACGTTTGTTTGCGGACCGCCACTATTtcatagaagaagaaaaaatcgtGACGTCAAGTTTTGGCGACGGAGGGGGCGTTTCTTCCGCATTCGTTTCTTGTGTTTACACAGTAGTTGTCAACGTGTATTTTGTCAAGATGATTGATCAGAAAGCACAAAATATAAGCTCTATTCCAATCGATGCATTTAGCAATATGCGAATCACATCAATATGGACATTTCTGATGTCTGTAAGTTTGGTTTGTCTTTCTTATTCCTCGGAACGTTCTCTCTGATGCTAGCTTGCCCTAGGAAAGATaagttagcctagctagcttaGAGCTAGCTATCTTTGTTGGTTTCTCTACTAGTCAAAATAGAGAAATATCTTACACGATAAAATATATTAAGTTAAAAAAGATAGGTCTGACCAGTTATCTGGTTGTTGTGAATTTagagtgctagctagctagtattaCAGATGTTGCTTATGAGTTAGCTTGCTGCTTATCTAGTAGCTAGTATCAAtgccaacccactgtcctctaaCACGATGCTGTTGATTGTTtggaaatgtagctagctagctaaaccacTGTTTAATCTCATGTCTGCAGATACAGTGGTCGGAGCCGTGGCTTATTGGACTTCTGGGGTtccatgctgtctgtctccttGCAACTCTCCTGACACGTAGATTCTACAGAGTGCAAATATGCCAGTTCCTGGTTATGGGTAAGTGGATGTGTGTTTCAACTACTAGCATTGTATAATATATGGTTGGTTATATGTAATGTGATCTGTAAAAAATGTTAAAACACTACACATTTTATACACAAACATTTATTCATGCCATCCAGTAATTactgtttcccctctctccaaAGTATGCATGGTGTACAGCGCTGAATATCTGAACGAGGTGGCAGCCATGAACTGGAGGTAAAGATCTAGCTGCAGTACATGGTATACTGGGAGAAAATATGTTGACTGTTTTTTTTGTAATTTAGTTAGTGTGGTGAGGAACAACTTATTTGATCATTTCACAGGTCATTTTCCAAGTTCCAGTACTTTGACTCAAATGGGATGTTCATATCTTTGGTCTACTCCATTCCCCTTCTGCTCAACACAATCATCATTGTTGTAAGTTTTAAAGGTCATTCTCAACCATTAAATCCCAAGTGAAACAGAGCTGATCCTAGGCTTGTGTTAACAgatctgtgaatgtgtgtgtgtgtgtctcaggcgTTGTGGGTGTACAGGACGTTCTCCACCATGATAGAGCTGAAGACCCTGCAACTGAAGAGAAAGGCCCGTAGAGAGCAGAACAAGAAGACTGACTAATCACTTTCCTCTGGGACCTCCATTGAGATCAGTGGGGTGCTGATGCTGGGAATCACCTCAACTGGATCCATGTTAACTTGGCTAACATGGTGCCACATCAGCATCACATGGCAAACATCTGCATCACAACATGGTTGGTTCCAGTGCTTCGACTGCCTAAACTTTTTGAAAGGTAGATCTGTACTGTGTTTGTATTAACTACAGTATGAGAAGAGTGGAGGAGGTGATCACTATTGTCTTCCATCTTTTCAATGGGTAAATATCACACCTGCATTGCTTATATACTTGCCCAAGTTGATTTCCCTCTGCAAATCAGAACAGACTGGATGGCTGAAGAAGTATGGTTGTGGTAAAGTTGCCTTTTTTCATTAAGTGAATATCGTTTGATGGAATACAGTGTACATATAAAACATTTATTAAGGGGACCAAATATGTTATCAAACATTTATAACATTTATTTCTTCATATTATGTGATGAGAAGGTAGCCTACTTGTTTTGCACAACAGTGTAATGCTCATGGCAAATATTGTCGTTATTTTGCATGTAGTGATAATGGTTATGGAAAATAAAATGTTGTATTGAGGCATAAATGCAATTTTTTTGAACCCCTTATATAATGTGAATTCATGGAACCATGTGAATCCACTCCTGCACTTATTCTGTTCTCTACTAGTCCACAATAGGGCGATAGTGACCCAATGACTACATGCTCTGTGCTCCAACACCCTCTGCGGGGTCGTAAAACAACCAGATAAATCTGGTTTTCATGGGAAATGAAAAAAGAGGACTTTAACAAGGCgacactccatcttaactcctcccccatatttactggattggttcaacggtgcagaagagaacctccccaGACACTTTTTCTCCTCCCCGGCGGGACCAGAAATGCCGCTACATTAGGTTAGTGCTCCATAAGGAGAGACATCAAGGATCAATAGCAAAGGATCCTTTAAAGATGATTAACAGTGTAGATGATGCTACATTGAACACATAATTTATTTCACCGGGTCAAAGCAGATAAAATACAAAGGGTATTATCATGTTGATCTTTGGCAGATACTAAGAAAACCTAAACTACATTTACAAAAAGGCCGACCCTTTAAAAGAGGTCCAATAACTCACACCCCATTTTTCACTCTTTAt is a genomic window containing:
- the tmem18 gene encoding transmembrane protein 18, which produces MIDQKAQNISSIPIDAFSNMRITSIWTFLMSIQWSEPWLIGLLGFHAVCLLATLLTRRFYRVQICQFLVMVCMVYSAEYLNEVAAMNWRSFSKFQYFDSNGMFISLVYSIPLLLNTIIIVALWVYRTFSTMIELKTLQLKRKARREQNKKTD